From the Tenacibaculum dicentrarchi genome, the window TAAAGTAAAAGAATTTGGTAGCGGTGTTGGTTTTGGTACAGCATCTAAAAAAGACCAAGAAGATGCCCACGTAAAAAGCATTATTGAAGGAGCTTTAAAAAAATCGTTTGCTCCTGAATTTTTAAACAGAATTGATGATGTAATTATTTTTAACGCCCTAGAACGTGAAGATATTCATAAAATTATTGATATCGAATTAGAAAAATTATTAGCTCGTATTGCCGATTTAGGTTATAAATTAGTTTTAAGTGAAAAAGCAAAAGATTATATTGCTGATAAAGGTTTTGATAAAAAATACGGTGCACGTCCTTTAAAAAGAGCTATTCAGAAATACATTGAAGACGCTTTAGCAGAAGAAATTGTAAATTCTAAACTAGACGAAGGCGATACTATTTCGATGGATTTAGATGATGAAACTAATAAACTAATTATCTCTATTGATAAAGGCAAAAAACCTACAGAGTCGCGTACAGAAATATCTGAATAATAACAATTAAAATAAAAACTCCTAAGTATTTACTTGGGAGTTTTATTTTTTAAAACTATATTGAAGCCAATTTTATTTTTTCTTTGTATCTTTTGGTAAAATACTAAAAAAAAGTAACTTTGAAGCTTTAAAAACCCCAATTCATATAAACAGTAAACGATGAAAAAAATACTACTTTTAGCACTAATAGGAGTTAGCATTATTTCTTGTAAAGAAGAAAAACCTAAACCAGTAAAAGATTATCTTATTTTATCTGGAAAAATTGAAAATTTCAAAAAAAGAGAAATTACTTTAACAGGGTTTAACTTTGAACAAAAGATAAAAGTTAATAAAAAAACAGGAGCTTTTTCTGATACTGTAAGAATTGATAGAGATAACTACTATACACTTATACTTAAAGCTAAAAGAGCTAGTTTAAATTTATACCTTAACGACACTGTAGATGCAAATATAATTGCTGATTACAAAAATATTAACGATGTTAAATTTAAAGGAACAACAGCTAATATTAATAAATATTTAGCCGAAAAAAAGGTCAAATTTTCTGAAATTTTAGTAAACGCAAACCAGCTATTCTCCTTAGAAGAAACTGATTTCTTAAATAAAATGGATCAATATAAAGAAGCTCTAATTACACTTTCAATAGCAAATAATTTACCAACTAAATTTCTAAAAAAAGAAGTTAAGAATATTAATTATGAATATTTAAGAAATCTAAGTAATTATCAAAGTTATTATGGAATGTTATCTGAAAATGAAGAGTTTGTAGTTTCTCCTAATTTTCCCGATCCTCTTAAAAATTTTAACTACAGTAGCGATGAAGACTATCTTAGCTCTTATTCATATCGTAAAATGTTAGAAACTCAGTTAAAACTTTTAGCAAAAGAAAAAAATGAAGAAGGTAAATGTTATTATTTAACATATTTAAAAACCACACAAAAAGAAGTTAATAGTGCTGTTGCTAAAAATGATTTATTATATAAAAATGCCAAAAATGGAATTACTTTTACACCTCATTTAAAAGAATTTCATGATAAATTTATGTTGTACTCAACAAATGAAAAACATAAAAAAGAAATTTCTGATACTTATAATATATTAAAAGCGACTGCTAAAGGACAACCTGCTCCTAAATTTGTGAATTTTGAAAATTATAAAGGAGGAACAACTTCTTTAGATGATTTATTAAATAAAGGAAACTATTTATACATTGATGTTTGGGCTACTTGGTGTGCATATTGTAAAAGAGAAATTCCTTTATTAAAGAATTTAGAAGAAGAATATCACGGAAAAAAATTAACGTTTGTAAGTATTAGTGTTGATGATAAAAAACAACATGAAAAATGGAAGCAAACAATAATTGACAGAGAAATGACAGGTATTCAACTGTTTAGTGGTAAAAAACAAAACGAACTAGAATGGGCTCAAAAATTCTTAATTAAAGGGTTACCTAAGTTTATAATCATTGCACCTGATGGAACAATTGTAAGTCCAAATGCACCTGCACCTTCTCAAGGAGAAAAATTAACAAGTATATTTGATGAATTAGGAATATAGTCTAGTGTTTCAAAAACTCAAAAAAAACCGCAATTAGTTGCGGTTTTTTTTGATTAAAATTACAATATATATAATTAAATAACTTTTGATTTTACTTTTAAACTCCATTCAAATTCAAATTTTGACACCGAAATACCTTCATTATTAACCCCCTCTGAAGTTACTAAAACTGTTTGTCCTTCGCCTGTTTCAATCGATTTTTGAATCCCTTGTTTTATTAATAATCCATCATTACATGAAAACTGTATTTTTCCAGTTGCTTTTTTGGTAAAAGTTGCATTCATGTTAGTAACCAACATAGATACTTTTTCATTTGATGCCTCAATAGCTTGTATAACCAAAATACCTGTAGATAATTCTGCCGCCATTCCTTGAACTGCCCAAAACATACTGTTAAATGGATTCTGATTTATCCAACGATGTTTTACTACTACTGTTGATTTTTCTTCAAAAATCGACTTTACTCTAATTCCACAAATATATGCCGATGGTAATTTTAATAACGTAAATAGATTTATTTTTCTGGGTGTAAACTTCATTTTTTATGTTTTATATTTTTACTTATTTTTATTGTCTAAATCGTTTTCTTAAAGCCAAAATAAAAAATATTAAAAGAATCGATGAACTTATTTTTTGAAAATAATTCCATTTTAAATGTTGTGAGTTTTTATCCGATTTAAAAAAAGGAAAACTAGCGTCTATGGCTTCTTTCCAAGGTTTAAAATTACATTCACAATATTCTTGGAAAAAACAATAATCTGAATAGACCAACAAAAAAACAGTAAATAATAGTGAAAGCCATAAGAACGGTAGAATGTAATTTTGTGTATAACCTCCAAAAACTTTGTAAAAAATAAATAAAAACCAATTTATTAATCCTATAAATGCTTTTATCGGATGAAAACTCTTAATATTTATCAAAAATTCATTTTGATAAATTTTTCTACGCATTTCCATTTCACTAACGTAAGCTTTTCCTGATAACTCCCAATTTTTTGAGTTATCAAAATTTACCTTAAGTTGACGATATAAATCTTCTAGTTCTTTATAATTTGAATCATCTTCAAAACCGAGTCCTTTTTCATAATTTAAAATAATTCTACTACTATTTTCATTCCATATACAGTTTTTAAATTTTACCTCTGTAATATCTGATTGACCAAAAATTGCATTTTTTAAATTTACGCCTCTAAAAATAGTTTTATTCGTAAAATTAATACCCCAAAAACTACACTTTTCTAAAAAATTCGTACTAATGAAAGAAATATTTTCTAAGAAAAATGTAAATTGAAAATTAGTTGGAGCTAAAAATTTAGTTTTATTAAATTCAGCTTCTCCAGAAAATGTAACCTCACAAATATCAGTCTCACTTAAAAATTTAGAATAACTAAAAATACTTTTTCCTGAAAATTTAGAAAAAGAAAAATTAGCCTCCTTTGAAAATTTTGCTTCTTTAAAATTAGCCTTTTCAAAAAAGACAGCATTAAAACCTACTTTTTTTTTAAATAAAGTTCCACTAAAATCAGCTTCTCCTAAAAATTTAGTAGATGAAAACTCTACATCTTCTGAAAATTCTTTTGATTCTCCTCTATTCCAAAAATTTTTAGTAAATCTTGATGTACCATCTTTATTTTCTTTATAATCTGACTTTTCAAAATCAGGAAAAACAAATTTACTAAAATCAAATTTTTTATTTTCAATGCCAAATTTCATCGCATGTTCACGTATCAACATCCAAAATCTTGCAACTTTTGTTTTATCCCAAATCTTTTCTTTTCTGCCATTAATATCTTTTTCTTCATACCAATCATCTTTTGGTTGAGTAAAATAATTGTCTAAAAGAAATTGATATTGTTCAGCTCCAACATCTTCATATTTTGTTGTTAAAAAATATTTTAACATTTTTTCAGATAACATTCGCTATTTTATTTTTTTATCAATTTACAAATAATATTCGAACTGAATACCTTTTAAAGTGAACGAGACCAACAACTTCAGCTATTTTATACAGCTTCTATAAAAAATATTCATATAAGCTTTAAATGTTAATAAAACGTTAAATATAGTACTATGTAATACAAAGTACCTTTTAAAAGACATATATTTGTATTATCAAGTAGTATATAAAAATATAGCCATGCAAAACAACAACGAAAATACCAATGCATTTTTAATACACATTTGCGCATTTATAGGATATTTATTTCCTTTAGGAAGCATTATAACACCTTTAATATTGTGGCAAACTTTAAAAGATAGAAGTTTATTTTTAGATAAACATGGAAAAGAAGCTGTAAACTTTAATATCAGTTTTGGCTTGTATATTATAATTACAATCACACTGTTTTGCTTTCTTTTATTCGGTTTTTTATTCGGAGGTTTTTTTTACAATTATAATCAACCAACCTTTGATTTTGAAACTGATTTTATTTTTCAAAATAGTAGTACAATTATCGGTTTAGTTATTACAAGTATATTCTTTTGTTTGATTTCGATAAGTAAAATAGCGTTGATTATTATCGCTTCAATAAAAGCAAATAAAGGAGAAGAATACCACTACCCTTTTACAATTAATTTTATAAAATAACCTTATAAATCGCGGTATATGAAGATTGAAAATACAAAAGCACAAATGCGAAAAGGGGTTTTAGAATATTGCATTTTATCGATTTTACAAAATGGTGATGCTTATACCTCTGAAATACTATCAACATTAAAAAGTGCAGAAATGATTGTCGTTGAAGGAACAATTTATCCACTATTAACTCGCTTAAAAAATGCAGGTTTATTAAGCTACAGATGGGAAGAATCAACCTCTGGACCTCCAAGAAAATATTATGTTTTAACAGAAAATGGAGACTTATTTTTAAAAGAATTAAACAACACTTGGAGTAATTTAGTCAACGCAGTAAACCTAGTAACTACTAAAAAATCAACTAATAATGAATAAGACAATAAACATAAACTTAGGCGGGTTCTTCTTCCATATAGATGAAATTGCTTATCAGAAATTAAAACGTTATTTAGAAGCAATTGGGCGTTCTTTAAGCGATGACCCACAAGGAAAAGAGGAAATAATTTCAGATATTGAAGCGCGTATTAGTGAGCTTTTATCTGAAAAAATAACAGATGTACGTCAGGTTATTAATGAAAATGATATTGAAGAAATCATTACAATTATGGGACAACCTGAAGATTATTCCGACACACAAGACGATTATACCGATAATTATTCACCTAATTATAAAACAAAAAAAGGAACCGTTAAAAAATTATTTAGAGATGGTGATGACAAATTTTTAGGTGGAGTTTGTTCAGGTATTGCTCATTATTTTAATATTGATGTTATTTGGATTAGAATTACTTTTATCATTTTAGTTGCCTCTGGGTTTTCGCCTTTAGCCTATATTATTTTATGGGTTTTATTACCAGAAGCAAAAACAACTTCTGAAAAATTACAGATGCAAGGCGAACCAGTAAACATTGATAATATTGAAAAAAAAATTAGAGACGAATTTGAATCTTTATCTGAAAAATTAAAAGACGGAGCTAATGATATTACCGATAAAATTTCAAGTGCCGATTATGAAAAAATACGCTCACAAACAAACTCAAAATTACAAGATTTCATAGGTATTATAGGCGAAATTTTACGTACATTATTTAAAATATTTGGTAAATTTATAGGCGTATTTTTAATTTTCATTGCTGGTATTACTATTCTTTCGTTATTATTTGGAGCATTTTCAATCGGTAGTTTTGAAATTTTAAATGTTGACAATAACTTTGTACAATATCCTCCATTTTTTTATGATGCTATGCTACCTAAATGGTTATTGACTATTTCATTATTTTTATTAATTGGAATTCCAATGATGGTATTATTTATCTTAGGATTAAGAATACTTTCTCCTTCAATTAAAAAATTAAACACAACAACTGTTTTTACATTACTAGGAGTTTGGTTAATTTCATTGTTTACTATTAGTTTTTCAGGTATCGAATATGCTACGACTCATGCTTATAACGGTGTTAATGTGAGTAAACATAATATTACTTATACTAAAGAACAACCTTTAAAAATTCGAGTTGTTAATAATGATAATATTTATTATAATCACAATTTAAGCAATAGAAATAACGCTGAAGACGTAGTTATTAATGATGTTAAAATGAAATATTCTAACGATGTAAATATCGATGTTCGTAAAAGTGAAACAGGTAATGCTTATATCGAAATTAAAAGAACATCCGAAGGAAAAAAACGAAATAAAGCAAATGATAACGCCAAAGAAATTAACTACAATTTTAACATAACAAACAATACAATTATTTTTGATGCCTTCTTTTTAAGTGCCTATAAAAATATTTGGAAAGACGAAGAAATTAAAGCAACTGTTTATATTGCTGAAGGTACAACTATTTATTTTGAAAATTCTTCTCGTAAATTTATTGATGATATTAAAAATACTCAAGATATTTATGACCGTGATATGGCAAATCATCATTTTAAAATGACCTCAAAAGGTTTTGAATGTACAGATTGTAAATCTCCTAATAACTATAATAATGATAATAATAATTACGATAATGATAATGATGATAGCCTTCATTCTAACTCAGATTTATAGAATAACTCTATAACCAATATTTTTTTTACTAAGCCAAAGCAATAATGCTTTGGCTTTTTTAGCTCTAAAATTTTATATTTACATAAAAAATGAAACTCCCAAAAAAAGGCGCTCTTTCTTTAATTATAGCAACTATTGGAATGCTATTGTTAATAATTGGTATTAAAACCGAATTTTTAACACATACCGCTTGGCACATAGCACTTGCAGGTTTTGAAGCGGCTGTTGTTGGTGGCTGTGCCGATTGGTTTGCTGTAAAAGCATTATTTGCCGAAATCCCAATACCTTTTATAAAAAAACATACTAATATTATTGTAAAATCAAGAACTAAAATTTCTAACGGAATTGTTGATTTAGTTTCTAATGAATGGTTATCAAAAGAAAGTTTATCTGAAAAAATAAATTCAGTTGCTATTGCTGATAAAATATTAGATACTTTAAAAGATGATAAAAATGTTTCAAAAATCATTCATTTTTTACAAGATATACTTTTAAATATCTCAAAAAACACCAACTTTTCAGAACTTGCTCCTTATTTAGAAAAAATATTTAAAAAAGAATTAGACACTATTGAAATTGGAAAACCTTTGGGGGTTTGGCTACAAAAAGCACTAAAAAATAAAGAACATTCAAAATTATGGACAGTTGCTTTATCTAGTATTTCTAAAACTATTAATAATAATGAAACACGTGAAATGCTACTTAAAAATGTAACTAAACAATCTGAAAATATCAAAAAAGAAAGCACTTTTAAACTTTTAGCTGTAAATACAGCTCAAAAATTAGGCGGATTAAATAATGAATCTATAACTGATAAATTGATAAAATCAATAAATGATTTATTAACAGAAATAACTAAAGATAAACAACATCCGTTACGTAAAAAGTTAGATAATGAATTACTTCATTTTGCTAAAAAATTAGAAATTGGAAATCCAAATGCACTTGCTTCAATTAAAAATATACAAAAAAAATTAATCAGTAATATTGAATCAAAAAGTATTGTTGCTAAATTATTAAATTCAGCACAAAATAAATTTAAAAAAGATTTAAACAACAATGAAAGCGTTCTTATTGAATTTATCAAGAAAAAATCAATTCAAATTATAAGCGATATTTCTAATAATTCAGAAATTATTGAAAAAGCAAATCAAAATTTAAAATCAGGACTTATTTCGATAATTCATAAAAATCATCATTTAATAGCAAACACAGTTTCTGATAGTTTAGAAAAATTAAATAACGAAGATTTGGTTAAACAAATTGAAAATAAAGTTGGTGATGATTTACAATATATTCGACTTAATGGTGCAATTGTTGGAGGTGTCGTTGGAATGATATTATATATCATAAAAACAACTGTTTTAAGCCTGTAATTTTCACAACAAAACAAATTACTTATTTTTGCTTAATGAAACAACTATTTTATTTATTAGTATTTTGTTCTTTTATTGCTAACGCACAAAAAAAAACACTTATAAAAGAACAGCAAAAACTTCCTGAAAATTTTTCGTATTTAAAAGATATTGCTCCTACTATTCAAAAAGAACTTCGATATTGTGCTGATAATAATTTTTTAGGAGCATCTGTAAATGGTTATGATGAAAGCATTGTTATTTGCACCACAAAAACAGCAATAGCTTTAAAAAAAGTACAAGCAGAGTTATTAAAAAAAGAATTAAGTCTTAAAATATTTGATGCTTATCGTCCGCAAACTGCCGTAAATCATTTTGTAAAATGGGCACGTGTTATGAACGATACTTTAATGAAAGAAGAATATTATCCGAATATCAATAAAAGGCATTTGTTTAAAAAAGGATATATTTCTTCAAAATCGGGTCATTCTCGTGGTAGTACAGTCGATTTAACAATTATCGATTTAAAAACTGGAAACGAATTAGATATGGGAAGTCCTTTTGATTTCTTCGGAATTTCTTCGCATATTTCTTATCAAAAATTAACAAAAAAACAAAAACAAAATAGGCAGTTATTACAAACTGTAATGCGCAAATATAATTTTAGACCCTACTCTAAAGAATGGTGGCATTTTACTTTAAGATTTGAACCTTTTCCTAAAACTTATTTTAGTTTCCCTGTTAAATAATGGATATTATTAAAAAGTAAAGAACTATTTTAATTTTAAATTAATTACAAAAAAAAGTAAAAATGCCTAGCCCCGATTGTAGCAATTGTTTGAGCTCTTTTTTATTTTTTTCTTTTGAAAAATAAAAAAAGCGAGTGCGAAAAGCGGGAAATTGCTTCAAATAAATATGTTTTAACGATTTATTCAGAAATACAAAAAACAACGGCATTATATTTGTTCAGATTTCTTTTGATATGATAAAACAAACAATACACTTTTTTATAGTAGTTTTTGCAGTAAGTATAAGCTCAAATAGTTTTGCACAACTTGATGCTTCTTTTGGAAACACAAAAAATAACTCAGGCTCGTTTAATAGTATTCCTAATGCTACTAAAGAAGTTCAAAAACCAACATCTTTAGATTTTAAAAATAATAACGGTTTTAAAAACGCACACAGCAAACAACAACGAAAGTATAAAAAAAAACAAGCCGAAAAAGATTTTGAAAGCAAAGGGATTTTAACAAAAGCTAAAATTGCGGAAGAACAATATTTAAAAGCTTTTAAAAAAATAAACGGACGATATGTATACCCTATTATTGATCAAGATTTAGGGAGTTTTACCACTAAAGATAAAAGTATTACGATTATTTGTAGAGATTTTCAATATCCTGATGGCGATAAAGTTACTATTTTAGTAAACAATATTCCTGTGGTTACAAACTTAATTCTAAAAAAACGTTATCAATCTTTTAAAATATCTTTAAGTCAAGGCATTAACACCATAAATATTTTAGCCCTAAACCAAGGAACTTCAGGACCAAATACCGCCGGGTTTAAAATTTATAATAAAACAGGAACACTACTTTCTGCCAACCAATGGAACTTGGCTACAGGAGCAAAAGCAACTATTATTATTGCCAAAGAAAAACAATAATTTAAGTCCTTTTAATAATAAAAAAAACTGTGTGTAAATTTTAACAAGAACTTTTTTAAAATTACTAAAAACTACTTACTTTTGTAGATGCGTTTTAAGACATACGCAACAAACAAACTTTTAAATAAACAACTAATATATAATGAATAAAATCACTAAAGAAACCTATATCAACTGGTATAGAGACATGCTTTTCTGGAGAAAGTTTGAAGATAAGTTAGCCGCTGTTTACATTCAACAGAAAGTAAGAGGGTTTTTACACTTATATAACGGTCAAGAGGCTGTTTTAGCAGGTGCATTACACGCAATGGACTTATCTAAAGATAAAATGATTACCGCTTACCGTAACCACGTACAACCTATCGGTATGGGCGAAGACCCTAAACGTGTAATGGCAGAATTATATGGTAAAGCTACTGGTACCTCTAAAGGTATGGGGGGATCTATGCACATTTTTTCAAAAGAACACCGTTTTTATGGTGGACACGGAATTGTTGGTGGTCAAATTCCATTAGGAGCAGGGTTAGCTTTTGGTGATAAATATAAAGGAAATGATGCCGTAACATTATGTTGTTTTGGTGATGGTGCTGCTCGTCAGGGTTCATTACACGAAACTTTTAATATGGCTATGAACTGGAAATTACCAGTAGTATTTATTGTTGAAAACAATGGATACGCTATGGGAACTTCTGTTGAAAGAACTGCAAATCATACCGATGTTTGGAAACTTGGTTTAGGATACGAAATGCCTTGTGGACCTGTTGACGGAATGAATCCTATTAAAGTTGCCGAAGCGGTAGATGAAGCTATTCAAAGAGCTCGTCGTGGTGAAGGACCAACTTTCTTAGAGATGAAAACATACCGTTATAGAGGTCACTCAATGTCGGATGCTCAACATTATCGTACCAAAGATGAAGTTGCTGAATACCGTAAAATTGACCCTATTACCCAAGTATTAGATATCATTAAAGAAAATAAATATGCTTCTGATGATGAAATTGAAGCTATCAAAAAAGAAGTAAAAGAATCGGTAAGTGAATGTGAAAAATTTGCTGAAGATTCTCCATATCCT encodes:
- a CDS encoding TlpA family protein disulfide reductase, whose protein sequence is MKKILLLALIGVSIISCKEEKPKPVKDYLILSGKIENFKKREITLTGFNFEQKIKVNKKTGAFSDTVRIDRDNYYTLILKAKRASLNLYLNDTVDANIIADYKNINDVKFKGTTANINKYLAEKKVKFSEILVNANQLFSLEETDFLNKMDQYKEALITLSIANNLPTKFLKKEVKNINYEYLRNLSNYQSYYGMLSENEEFVVSPNFPDPLKNFNYSSDEDYLSSYSYRKMLETQLKLLAKEKNEEGKCYYLTYLKTTQKEVNSAVAKNDLLYKNAKNGITFTPHLKEFHDKFMLYSTNEKHKKEISDTYNILKATAKGQPAPKFVNFENYKGGTTSLDDLLNKGNYLYIDVWATWCAYCKREIPLLKNLEEEYHGKKLTFVSISVDDKKQHEKWKQTIIDREMTGIQLFSGKKQNELEWAQKFLIKGLPKFIIIAPDGTIVSPNAPAPSQGEKLTSIFDELGI
- a CDS encoding DUF4442 domain-containing protein — encoded protein: MKFTPRKINLFTLLKLPSAYICGIRVKSIFEEKSTVVVKHRWINQNPFNSMFWAVQGMAAELSTGILVIQAIEASNEKVSMLVTNMNATFTKKATGKIQFSCNDGLLIKQGIQKSIETGEGQTVLVTSEGVNNEGISVSKFEFEWSLKVKSKVI
- a CDS encoding pentapeptide repeat-containing protein, producing MLSEKMLKYFLTTKYEDVGAEQYQFLLDNYFTQPKDDWYEEKDINGRKEKIWDKTKVARFWMLIREHAMKFGIENKKFDFSKFVFPDFEKSDYKENKDGTSRFTKNFWNRGESKEFSEDVEFSSTKFLGEADFSGTLFKKKVGFNAVFFEKANFKEAKFSKEANFSFSKFSGKSIFSYSKFLSETDICEVTFSGEAEFNKTKFLAPTNFQFTFFLENISFISTNFLEKCSFWGINFTNKTIFRGVNLKNAIFGQSDITEVKFKNCIWNENSSRIILNYEKGLGFEDDSNYKELEDLYRQLKVNFDNSKNWELSGKAYVSEMEMRRKIYQNEFLINIKSFHPIKAFIGLINWFLFIFYKVFGGYTQNYILPFLWLSLLFTVFLLVYSDYCFFQEYCECNFKPWKEAIDASFPFFKSDKNSQHLKWNYFQKISSSILLIFFILALRKRFRQ
- a CDS encoding DUF4870 domain-containing protein, whose translation is MQNNNENTNAFLIHICAFIGYLFPLGSIITPLILWQTLKDRSLFLDKHGKEAVNFNISFGLYIIITITLFCFLLFGFLFGGFFYNYNQPTFDFETDFIFQNSSTIIGLVITSIFFCLISISKIALIIIASIKANKGEEYHYPFTINFIK
- a CDS encoding PadR family transcriptional regulator; the encoded protein is MKIENTKAQMRKGVLEYCILSILQNGDAYTSEILSTLKSAEMIVVEGTIYPLLTRLKNAGLLSYRWEESTSGPPRKYYVLTENGDLFLKELNNTWSNLVNAVNLVTTKKSTNNE
- a CDS encoding PspC domain-containing protein; translation: MNKTININLGGFFFHIDEIAYQKLKRYLEAIGRSLSDDPQGKEEIISDIEARISELLSEKITDVRQVINENDIEEIITIMGQPEDYSDTQDDYTDNYSPNYKTKKGTVKKLFRDGDDKFLGGVCSGIAHYFNIDVIWIRITFIILVASGFSPLAYIILWVLLPEAKTTSEKLQMQGEPVNIDNIEKKIRDEFESLSEKLKDGANDITDKISSADYEKIRSQTNSKLQDFIGIIGEILRTLFKIFGKFIGVFLIFIAGITILSLLFGAFSIGSFEILNVDNNFVQYPPFFYDAMLPKWLLTISLFLLIGIPMMVLFILGLRILSPSIKKLNTTTVFTLLGVWLISLFTISFSGIEYATTHAYNGVNVSKHNITYTKEQPLKIRVVNNDNIYYNHNLSNRNNAEDVVINDVKMKYSNDVNIDVRKSETGNAYIEIKRTSEGKKRNKANDNAKEINYNFNITNNTIIFDAFFLSAYKNIWKDEEIKATVYIAEGTTIYFENSSRKFIDDIKNTQDIYDRDMANHHFKMTSKGFECTDCKSPNNYNNDNNNYDNDNDDSLHSNSDL
- a CDS encoding DUF445 domain-containing protein encodes the protein MKLPKKGALSLIIATIGMLLLIIGIKTEFLTHTAWHIALAGFEAAVVGGCADWFAVKALFAEIPIPFIKKHTNIIVKSRTKISNGIVDLVSNEWLSKESLSEKINSVAIADKILDTLKDDKNVSKIIHFLQDILLNISKNTNFSELAPYLEKIFKKELDTIEIGKPLGVWLQKALKNKEHSKLWTVALSSISKTINNNETREMLLKNVTKQSENIKKESTFKLLAVNTAQKLGGLNNESITDKLIKSINDLLTEITKDKQHPLRKKLDNELLHFAKKLEIGNPNALASIKNIQKKLISNIESKSIVAKLLNSAQNKFKKDLNNNESVLIEFIKKKSIQIISDISNNSEIIEKANQNLKSGLISIIHKNHHLIANTVSDSLEKLNNEDLVKQIENKVGDDLQYIRLNGAIVGGVVGMILYIIKTTVLSL
- a CDS encoding M15 family metallopeptidase, which codes for MKQLFYLLVFCSFIANAQKKTLIKEQQKLPENFSYLKDIAPTIQKELRYCADNNFLGASVNGYDESIVICTTKTAIALKKVQAELLKKELSLKIFDAYRPQTAVNHFVKWARVMNDTLMKEEYYPNINKRHLFKKGYISSKSGHSRGSTVDLTIIDLKTGNELDMGSPFDFFGISSHISYQKLTKKQKQNRQLLQTVMRKYNFRPYSKEWWHFTLRFEPFPKTYFSFPVK
- the pdhA gene encoding pyruvate dehydrogenase (acetyl-transferring) E1 component subunit alpha, with amino-acid sequence MNKITKETYINWYRDMLFWRKFEDKLAAVYIQQKVRGFLHLYNGQEAVLAGALHAMDLSKDKMITAYRNHVQPIGMGEDPKRVMAELYGKATGTSKGMGGSMHIFSKEHRFYGGHGIVGGQIPLGAGLAFGDKYKGNDAVTLCCFGDGAARQGSLHETFNMAMNWKLPVVFIVENNGYAMGTSVERTANHTDVWKLGLGYEMPCGPVDGMNPIKVAEAVDEAIQRARRGEGPTFLEMKTYRYRGHSMSDAQHYRTKDEVAEYRKIDPITQVLDIIKENKYASDDEIEAIKKEVKESVSECEKFAEDSPYPEVSQLHDMVYEQEDYPFIKSK